From one Streptomyces sp. CA-210063 genomic stretch:
- a CDS encoding (2,3-dihydroxybenzoyl)adenylate synthase — MPRPSSNGAVPWPAEYAQRYTEKGYWEGIALGDRLHTAADASPDAIAIVDGDRRLTFRQLAERADATALRLAALGLGPDDRLVVQLPNTAEFVILTYACLRLGVIPVMALPGHRRHEIGHLVEQGEAVALAVPDFLKDHDHQAMAFEIAERSSALRHVLVLGDKVGDGAVDLRELCAAPEDGGEGEGLREAVDAYRPDSRSIAVFLLSGGTTGLPKLIARTHDDYLYNARRSAEVCELGPDTVYFAALPLGHNFPLACPGLLGTLLDGGRVVLGSPSPEKAFTLIETERVTATAVVPAIAQRWLDHRVEHPGADLSSLRLLQVGGSRLADHVARRVRPELGCTLQQVFGMAEGLLNYTRLDDPEDVICTTQGRPMCEDDELIVVDELGNPVPEGTPGVLLTRGPYTPRGYYRAEEQNARAFTEDGWYRTGDIVRLRPDGNLVVEGRDKDMIIRGGENISAEEIENFAYQTPGVARAAAVAMPDPDLGERVCLYVVPEPGHTVTLDDVRHVMERSGIARFKFPDRLVTVPELAATKVGKIDKKALRADIARRLDAEEAPEGH, encoded by the coding sequence ATGCCTAGGCCGAGCAGCAACGGCGCTGTGCCCTGGCCCGCCGAGTACGCGCAGCGCTACACGGAGAAGGGCTACTGGGAGGGCATCGCCCTCGGCGATCGGCTGCACACCGCCGCCGACGCGAGCCCCGACGCCATCGCGATCGTCGACGGCGACCGACGGCTGACGTTCCGCCAACTCGCCGAACGCGCCGACGCCACCGCCCTGCGCCTGGCCGCACTGGGCCTCGGCCCGGACGACCGGCTCGTGGTGCAACTCCCCAACACCGCCGAGTTCGTGATCCTCACCTACGCCTGTCTGCGCCTCGGTGTCATCCCGGTCATGGCGCTGCCCGGCCACCGCCGACACGAGATCGGTCACCTCGTCGAACAGGGCGAGGCCGTGGCCCTCGCGGTGCCGGACTTCCTCAAGGACCACGACCACCAGGCGATGGCGTTCGAGATCGCCGAGAGATCGTCGGCTCTGCGTCATGTACTGGTCCTTGGCGACAAGGTCGGCGACGGGGCCGTCGATCTGCGGGAGTTGTGCGCCGCGCCCGAGGACGGGGGCGAGGGCGAGGGCCTGCGTGAGGCCGTGGACGCGTACCGGCCCGACAGCCGCTCCATCGCCGTCTTCCTGCTCTCCGGCGGCACCACCGGCCTGCCCAAGCTCATCGCCCGGACGCACGACGACTACCTCTACAACGCCCGCCGCAGCGCCGAGGTCTGCGAACTCGGCCCCGACACGGTCTACTTCGCCGCCCTGCCCCTCGGCCACAACTTCCCCCTCGCCTGTCCGGGCCTGCTCGGCACGCTGCTCGACGGCGGCCGGGTCGTCCTCGGCTCGCCCAGCCCCGAGAAGGCCTTCACGCTGATCGAGACAGAGCGCGTCACCGCGACCGCCGTCGTCCCCGCCATCGCCCAACGCTGGCTGGACCACCGTGTGGAACACCCCGGGGCCGACCTGAGTTCACTGCGGCTGCTCCAGGTCGGCGGCTCCCGCCTCGCCGACCACGTCGCCCGCCGCGTCCGCCCCGAACTGGGCTGCACGCTCCAGCAGGTGTTCGGCATGGCCGAGGGACTGCTCAACTACACCCGCCTGGACGATCCGGAGGACGTCATCTGCACGACGCAGGGGCGCCCCATGTGTGAGGACGACGAGCTGATCGTCGTGGACGAACTGGGCAACCCGGTCCCGGAGGGAACCCCGGGCGTGCTGCTCACCCGCGGCCCGTACACCCCGCGCGGCTACTACCGCGCCGAGGAACAGAACGCCCGCGCGTTCACCGAGGACGGCTGGTACCGCACCGGCGACATCGTGCGGCTGCGGCCCGACGGCAACCTCGTCGTCGAGGGGCGCGACAAGGACATGATCATCCGAGGCGGGGAGAACATCTCCGCCGAGGAGATCGAGAACTTCGCCTACCAGACGCCCGGCGTCGCCCGCGCCGCCGCCGTCGCCATGCCCGACCCCGACCTCGGCGAGCGCGTCTGCCTCTACGTCGTACCGGAACCCGGTCACACCGTCACCCTCGACGACGTCCGCCACGTCATGGAGCGCTCGGGCATCGCCCGCTTCAAGTTCCCGGACCGGCTGGTGACCGTCCCCGAACTCGCCGCCACCAAGGTCGGAAAGATCGACAAGAAGGCCCTGCGCGCCGACATCGCACGCCGCCTCGACGCCGAGGAAGCCCCCGAAGGCCACTGA
- a CDS encoding acetate--CoA ligase family protein: MTANLTPLFAPEGVVVIGASRQPGKLGAAMARSLAAFPGARALVNARRPDPGEGVYASVAEAAAHTDGRLDLAVLCVPASGCADALAEAAAAGCRAALVCAGGFGEAGPEGEEHADALRRVARETGVRLLGPNTSGFFAPHLGLTASFVPAAGQLPAGDIAVVAASGGVNHALSFDLAAAGNGISLGVGIGAGLDVTAADVLEHLVEDGRTTAVALHLETVPDGPRLVAAVREVAAVKPVVALVVGRSDVGDFARSHTGALATSWRTTRAALRQAGAVVVDDERELVDALTALSRIRLRPQPDPGLGIVTAQAGPGLLLADRAGTDGIRMPELAAGTRRTLGELLPPLTYQRNPVDTGRPAETFGRVLATTAADPAVDLLAVYALTEPDSVDLASAAQDAGLGADSPAVVVVGGLPEDVAEQRARLHKTGVPALTGPASAANAVRALVTDARQRALREAGSLSVREAGSVSEGPAPVTAATCVPTGPLDEDAAKSFLAELGIRTPDRVACDSRADAHDALRLLGGPVAVKVLDAAILHKTEVGGVHLGVRTAAELDAALDAIGAGRRYLVEAMAPAGVDLVLGVRRDPVFGPVVLAGLGGTAAEALADVAIRLAPLTVAEAAAMPDDLAARALLDGWRGGPVLDRTEFGRAVSALAAALAASPETAEIEINPLRLTADGLIALDAVIVHAAEDTSKERDHA, from the coding sequence ATGACCGCGAACCTGACACCGCTCTTCGCACCCGAGGGCGTCGTCGTCATCGGCGCCTCGCGGCAGCCCGGCAAGCTCGGCGCCGCCATGGCCCGCTCCCTGGCCGCCTTCCCCGGTGCCCGCGCCCTGGTCAACGCGCGCCGCCCCGACCCCGGCGAGGGCGTGTACGCCTCCGTCGCCGAGGCCGCCGCCCACACCGACGGGCGGCTCGACCTCGCCGTCCTGTGCGTCCCCGCGTCCGGCTGTGCGGACGCCCTGGCCGAGGCGGCCGCCGCCGGGTGCCGTGCCGCGCTGGTCTGCGCCGGCGGGTTCGGCGAGGCGGGCCCGGAGGGCGAGGAGCACGCGGACGCGCTGCGCCGGGTCGCCCGGGAGACCGGGGTCCGGCTGCTCGGCCCCAACACCTCCGGGTTCTTCGCACCCCATCTGGGGCTGACGGCCAGCTTCGTGCCCGCCGCCGGACAGCTTCCGGCCGGTGACATCGCCGTCGTCGCGGCCAGCGGCGGAGTCAATCACGCGCTCTCCTTCGACCTGGCCGCCGCCGGGAACGGCATCAGCCTCGGCGTCGGCATCGGCGCGGGCCTCGACGTCACCGCCGCGGACGTCCTGGAACACCTCGTGGAGGACGGTCGTACGACCGCGGTCGCGCTGCATCTTGAGACGGTTCCGGACGGGCCGAGGCTGGTGGCGGCCGTGCGCGAGGTGGCCGCCGTCAAACCGGTCGTGGCGTTGGTCGTCGGGCGCAGTGACGTCGGGGACTTCGCCCGCTCGCACACCGGCGCGCTCGCCACCTCCTGGCGTACGACGCGGGCCGCGCTGCGGCAGGCCGGCGCGGTGGTCGTGGACGACGAACGGGAACTCGTGGACGCGCTCACCGCGCTCTCCCGCATCCGGCTGCGTCCCCAACCGGACCCAGGACTCGGCATCGTCACGGCCCAGGCCGGGCCGGGACTGCTGCTGGCCGACCGGGCGGGCACCGACGGCATCCGCATGCCGGAGCTGGCCGCCGGCACCCGGCGCACGCTGGGCGAACTGCTGCCCCCGCTCACCTACCAGCGCAACCCGGTCGACACCGGCCGGCCCGCCGAGACCTTCGGCCGCGTCCTCGCCACCACGGCCGCCGACCCCGCGGTGGACCTGCTCGCCGTCTACGCCCTGACCGAGCCCGACAGCGTGGACCTCGCCTCCGCCGCCCAGGACGCCGGCCTCGGCGCCGACTCCCCCGCCGTGGTGGTCGTCGGAGGCCTCCCCGAAGACGTCGCCGAACAACGGGCCCGGCTCCACAAGACCGGCGTCCCGGCCCTCACGGGACCGGCCTCCGCCGCCAACGCCGTACGGGCCCTGGTGACGGACGCGCGACAGCGGGCGTTGCGGGAGGCGGGTTCCCTGTCCGTGCGGGAGGCGGGTTCCGTGTCCGAGGGACCCGCGCCGGTGACCGCTGCCACATGCGTGCCGACCGGCCCCCTCGACGAGGACGCCGCCAAGTCGTTTCTCGCGGAGCTCGGCATCCGTACCCCCGACCGTGTCGCCTGCGACTCCCGCGCGGACGCCCATGACGCCCTGCGGCTGCTGGGCGGCCCCGTCGCGGTGAAGGTGCTCGACGCCGCGATCCTGCACAAGACGGAGGTCGGCGGCGTGCACCTGGGAGTGCGTACGGCCGCCGAGCTGGACGCGGCGCTGGACGCCATCGGTGCCGGCCGCCGCTACCTGGTGGAGGCGATGGCACCGGCCGGTGTCGACCTGGTGCTCGGGGTGCGGCGGGACCCGGTGTTCGGGCCGGTCGTGCTGGCGGGCCTGGGCGGTACGGCCGCCGAGGCGCTCGCCGACGTGGCGATCCGGCTCGCCCCGCTGACCGTGGCCGAGGCCGCCGCCATGCCCGACGACCTGGCCGCGCGGGCCCTGCTGGACGGATGGCGCGGTGGGCCGGTGCTCGACCGGACCGAGTTCGGACGGGCCGTCTCCGCACTCGCCGCCGCCCTGGCCGCGAGCCCGGAGACCGCCGAGATCGAGATCAACCCGCTCCGGCTGACCGCCGACGGACTGATCGCCCTGGACGCCGTGATCGTGCACGCGGCCGAAGACACCTCCAAGGAGAGAGACCATGCCTAG
- a CDS encoding phytanoyl-CoA dioxygenase family protein translates to MSSIAAASRTWLTEADCDLDAFRALVERSTDPADHPSAERVEQNVPLYDSDRLRALTATPEGRRTVQTELVRALLDGPGIVVFKGAFTDPAVVDRASEAFRELIEEERAGGTARGDHFAKPGANDRVWNALEKMAVRAPDVFADYYADDILALVAEAWLGPAYQVTSQVNVVNPGGAAQSPHRDYHLGFLSQRQAAAYPAHVHRLSPVLTLQGAVAHCDMPVESGPTLYLPHSQKYEPGYLAWRLPRFVEYFDAHHVQLPLDKGDAVFFNPALFHAAGHNRSTDIRRMANLLQISSAFGRAMESVDREAMVDALFPVLLHRRSQGAPEDWLRRVVAATAEGYPFPTDLDLDPPVDGLAPPSQADLLWQAVTETWDPQLLRRELKAAAERRGR, encoded by the coding sequence ATGTCCTCCATCGCTGCGGCGTCACGGACCTGGCTGACCGAGGCGGACTGCGATCTCGACGCGTTCCGCGCGCTCGTGGAGCGCAGCACCGACCCGGCCGACCATCCCTCGGCCGAGCGGGTCGAACAGAACGTCCCGCTCTACGACAGCGACCGGCTCCGCGCCCTGACGGCGACCCCCGAGGGCCGTCGGACCGTACAGACCGAGCTGGTCCGGGCCCTCCTGGACGGCCCCGGCATCGTGGTGTTCAAGGGCGCGTTCACCGATCCGGCCGTCGTGGACCGGGCGTCCGAGGCCTTCCGGGAGCTGATCGAGGAGGAGCGCGCCGGCGGTACGGCGAGGGGCGACCACTTCGCGAAGCCCGGCGCCAACGACCGTGTGTGGAACGCCCTGGAGAAGATGGCCGTACGGGCGCCGGACGTGTTCGCCGACTACTACGCCGACGACATCCTGGCGTTGGTCGCCGAGGCCTGGCTCGGCCCCGCCTACCAGGTCACCTCACAGGTCAACGTGGTCAACCCCGGCGGCGCCGCGCAGAGCCCGCACCGCGACTACCACCTCGGCTTCCTCTCCCAGCGGCAGGCCGCCGCCTATCCCGCGCACGTCCACCGGCTCTCGCCCGTCCTGACCCTCCAGGGCGCGGTCGCCCACTGCGACATGCCCGTCGAGTCCGGCCCCACGCTCTACCTGCCCCATTCGCAGAAGTACGAGCCCGGCTACCTCGCCTGGCGACTCCCCCGGTTCGTCGAGTACTTCGACGCCCACCACGTCCAACTCCCCCTCGACAAGGGCGACGCGGTCTTCTTCAACCCCGCGCTCTTCCACGCCGCCGGGCACAACCGCTCGACGGACATCCGGCGCATGGCGAACCTGCTGCAGATCTCCTCCGCCTTCGGCCGCGCCATGGAGAGCGTGGACCGCGAGGCGATGGTCGACGCGCTCTTCCCGGTCCTGCTGCACCGCAGGTCCCAAGGCGCCCCCGAGGACTGGCTGCGCCGCGTCGTCGCCGCCACCGCCGAGGGCTACCCCTTCCCCACCGACCTCGACCTCGACCCACCCGTCGACGGCCTCGCCCCGCCCTCCCAGGCGGACCTCCTCTGGCAGGCCGTCACCGAGACCTGGGACCCACAACTGCTGCGCCGCGAACTGAAGGCCGCCGCCGAGCGCCGAGGGCGCTGA
- a CDS encoding FAD-dependent monooxygenase, protein MGGGPGGLFFAALAKQADPSVEVTVFERNRPEDTFGFGVVFSDATLAAIHEADPVLRTALAEDGRHWDDIEVRLKGERIRCGGNGMAAITRKTLLQLLHERAVEVGVDLRFSHEVPADPAELADYDLIVAADGANSRFRDRLADVLVPEVEVATAKFIWFGTNYLFDGLTFVHEHGPHGTFAVHGYPISDSVSTFIVETDEESWRRAGLDEFDTAQPPGPSDEKTRHYLEKLFAEQIDGHELLVNNSRWGNFRTRRARRWHSGNVVLLGDAAHTAHFSVGSGTKMAMEDAVALAASLHTHRDDLPAALEAYEAARRPSVEKIQGAARPSLSWWEHFGRYHDAFRPTQFAFHFISRSIGKDRIARRDPEFVDRVVRDWRVAHEGHAPLDTPFMEFDGRRLTATDLAALRGEDSRCLWLTAPGGEAELAEVHDQLTAALSGDVPPDLVSVQDGTPLTRSLLAEQARLVCGVPALIVEDSMDDDRAETLLLSGRADLVASTADLVASTAEGRA, encoded by the coding sequence GTGGGAGGCGGCCCCGGTGGGCTGTTCTTCGCGGCGCTCGCCAAGCAGGCCGATCCGTCGGTCGAGGTGACGGTCTTCGAACGGAACCGGCCGGAGGACACCTTCGGCTTCGGGGTGGTGTTCTCCGACGCGACCCTGGCCGCCATCCACGAGGCCGACCCCGTCCTGCGCACCGCGCTCGCGGAGGACGGCCGGCACTGGGACGACATCGAGGTGCGGCTCAAGGGCGAGCGGATCCGCTGCGGCGGCAACGGCATGGCCGCCATCACCCGCAAGACCCTGCTCCAGCTGCTGCACGAGCGGGCCGTCGAGGTCGGCGTCGACCTCCGCTTCAGCCATGAGGTCCCCGCCGATCCGGCGGAACTCGCCGACTACGACCTGATCGTGGCCGCCGACGGGGCGAACTCCCGCTTCCGCGATCGCCTCGCCGACGTCCTCGTGCCCGAGGTGGAGGTCGCGACCGCCAAGTTCATCTGGTTCGGCACGAACTATCTCTTCGACGGTCTGACCTTCGTCCACGAACACGGCCCGCACGGCACGTTCGCCGTGCACGGCTATCCGATCAGCGACAGCGTCAGCACCTTCATCGTGGAGACCGACGAGGAGTCCTGGCGGCGGGCGGGCCTCGACGAGTTCGACACCGCGCAGCCGCCCGGTCCCAGCGACGAGAAGACCAGGCACTACCTGGAGAAGCTCTTCGCCGAGCAGATCGACGGCCATGAACTGCTGGTCAACAACTCCCGCTGGGGCAACTTCCGCACCCGCCGCGCCCGCCGCTGGCACAGCGGCAACGTCGTCCTCCTCGGCGACGCCGCCCACACCGCACACTTCTCCGTCGGCTCCGGCACCAAGATGGCCATGGAGGACGCCGTCGCCCTCGCGGCCAGTCTGCACACGCACCGCGACGACCTGCCGGCCGCCCTGGAGGCGTACGAGGCCGCCCGGCGCCCCTCGGTCGAGAAGATCCAGGGCGCCGCCCGGCCCAGCCTGTCCTGGTGGGAGCACTTCGGGCGCTACCACGACGCGTTCCGGCCCACCCAGTTCGCCTTCCACTTCATCTCCCGCTCCATCGGCAAGGACCGGATCGCCCGCCGCGACCCCGAGTTCGTCGACCGGGTCGTACGGGACTGGCGGGTCGCGCACGAGGGACACGCCCCGCTGGACACCCCGTTCATGGAGTTCGACGGACGGCGGCTGACCGCGACCGATCTCGCGGCGCTGCGCGGCGAGGACTCCCGCTGCCTCTGGCTCACCGCGCCCGGCGGAGAGGCCGAACTCGCAGAGGTCCACGACCAGTTGACCGCCGCCCTGAGCGGCGACGTGCCGCCGGACCTGGTCTCCGTACAGGACGGCACCCCGCTCACCCGCTCGCTGCTCGCCGAGCAGGCCCGGCTGGTGTGCGGCGTGCCCGCGCTGATCGTGGAGGACTCGATGGACGACGACCGGGCCGAGACGCTGCTGCTGTCCGGCCGTGCCGACCTGGTCGCCTCCACGGCCGACCTGGTCGCCTCCACGGCGGAAGGGCGGGCCTGA
- a CDS encoding glycoside hydrolase family 3 N-terminal domain-containing protein, with protein sequence MTHSAAGPVGPVLPAALDEAAHRCLVSGFDGTTTVPDTLKRLIDRGLGGVILFTRNIRDADQVRELTGTLRTLRPDLLVAIDNEGGGIGHLVAAGAPEVPGSWALGAADDPRLTAACADALAGHLLSLGITAAYAPVADIQSRPENPIVRTRAFGGDPELVARHLRAWIEATEARGVASCAKHFPGHGGTVTDSHHELAVDPRPYDRLDLAPFRAAVDAGVPMLMSAHVVFPALDPDRPATLSPRILSDLLRGELRFDGVLVSDALEMKAIADRYGEAAGARLALAAGADQVIVAVPDLEVTLACRDAVLDALRTGELAEARVTEAAERVRRLALRYAVPYRPGDVAEWDADAGLTAARRAVRSAGPLPEPVPGAHVVDCFPPPHPALNWGGEDLLTEIRALDPTATGTAVAGEPDDTEAVVREALRAAAERPLVVAVCDAELYLWQARLRDALLAARPDALVVSTGLPEAGGAVAAQGRGRVNLRAAAEVLAGRMS encoded by the coding sequence GTGACACACTCCGCCGCCGGGCCCGTCGGCCCGGTCCTCCCCGCGGCCCTCGACGAGGCAGCCCACCGCTGCCTCGTCTCGGGCTTCGACGGTACGACGACCGTCCCCGACACCCTGAAACGGCTCATCGACCGCGGACTGGGTGGGGTCATCCTGTTCACCCGCAACATCCGCGACGCCGACCAGGTCCGCGAACTCACCGGCACACTGCGGACGTTGCGCCCGGACCTGCTGGTCGCCATCGACAACGAGGGCGGCGGCATCGGCCACCTGGTCGCCGCGGGCGCCCCCGAGGTGCCCGGCTCGTGGGCGCTCGGTGCCGCCGACGACCCCCGGCTCACCGCCGCGTGCGCCGACGCCCTGGCCGGCCACCTCCTCTCGCTCGGCATCACCGCCGCCTACGCGCCCGTCGCCGACATCCAGAGCCGGCCCGAGAACCCGATCGTGCGCACCCGTGCCTTCGGCGGCGACCCCGAGCTGGTCGCCCGGCATCTGCGCGCCTGGATCGAGGCCACCGAGGCACGCGGCGTGGCCTCCTGCGCCAAGCACTTCCCCGGCCACGGCGGGACCGTCACCGACAGCCACCACGAACTGGCGGTCGACCCACGGCCGTACGACCGGCTCGATCTCGCGCCCTTCAGGGCCGCCGTCGACGCGGGCGTGCCCATGCTGATGAGCGCCCATGTCGTGTTCCCGGCGCTCGACCCGGACCGCCCCGCCACCCTCAGCCCACGCATCCTCTCCGACCTGCTGCGTGGCGAACTCCGCTTCGACGGCGTCCTCGTCAGCGACGCGCTGGAGATGAAGGCCATCGCCGACCGCTACGGCGAGGCCGCCGGCGCCCGGCTCGCGCTCGCCGCCGGAGCGGACCAGGTCATCGTCGCCGTACCGGATCTGGAGGTCACCCTCGCCTGCCGGGACGCCGTGCTCGACGCCCTGCGCACCGGTGAACTGGCCGAGGCCCGCGTGACCGAGGCCGCGGAGCGGGTACGGCGGCTCGCGCTGCGGTACGCGGTGCCGTACCGGCCGGGTGACGTGGCCGAGTGGGACGCGGACGCCGGGCTGACGGCGGCGCGGCGGGCCGTACGGAGCGCGGGGCCGCTGCCGGAACCGGTGCCGGGCGCCCATGTCGTCGACTGCTTCCCGCCCCCGCACCCCGCCCTCAACTGGGGCGGCGAGGACCTCCTCACCGAGATCCGTGCCCTCGACCCGACGGCGACGGGAACGGCGGTCGCCGGGGAGCCGGACGACACCGAGGCCGTCGTGCGCGAGGCGCTGCGCGCCGCCGCAGAGCGGCCGCTGGTCGTCGCCGTGTGCGATGCGGAGCTGTACCTCTGGCAGGCGCGCCTGCGGGACGCACTGCTGGCGGCACGGCCGGACGCGCTGGTGGTCTCGACGGGGTTGCCGGAGGCGGGCGGTGCGGTGGCCGCGCAGGGGAGGGGACGGGTGAATCTGCGGGCGGCGGCCGAGGTGTTGGCGGGGCGGATGTCCTGA
- a CDS encoding alpha/beta fold hydrolase codes for MSETFVLVTGAWHGGWAWRPVANELRAAGHEVHTPTLAGLGTDDDPRGVTLTDCVNSLVEYVEAAGLNDITLVGHSWGGYVLTGAAPKLAARVRRLVFWSAFVPNDGESLIEACPPHYGEMFHALAAASGDDTVTLPLEVWQQAFMQDATEETQRLVHSLLVPQPLGTFTEKPDTTAFTALDIPSAYILSTEDFSLPGEWAWAERFPQRLKNPLVIETPGSHEGCFTRPAELAGAFLRACAV; via the coding sequence ATGAGTGAGACCTTCGTCCTGGTGACCGGTGCGTGGCACGGCGGCTGGGCCTGGCGCCCGGTCGCGAACGAGCTGCGGGCCGCCGGCCACGAGGTGCACACCCCGACCCTGGCCGGGCTGGGCACCGACGACGACCCGCGCGGGGTGACGCTCACCGACTGCGTGAACAGCCTCGTGGAGTACGTCGAGGCGGCCGGTCTCAACGACATCACCCTGGTCGGCCACAGCTGGGGCGGCTATGTCCTCACCGGCGCGGCACCGAAGCTCGCCGCCCGCGTCCGGCGCCTCGTCTTCTGGAGCGCCTTCGTGCCGAACGACGGCGAGTCACTGATCGAGGCGTGCCCACCGCACTACGGCGAGATGTTCCACGCCCTGGCCGCCGCCTCCGGCGACGACACGGTGACCCTTCCCCTGGAGGTCTGGCAGCAGGCCTTCATGCAGGACGCCACCGAGGAGACCCAGCGCCTCGTCCACTCCCTCCTTGTCCCCCAGCCCCTCGGCACCTTCACCGAGAAGCCCGACACGACCGCCTTCACCGCGCTCGACATCCCGAGCGCGTACATCCTGTCCACCGAGGACTTCTCCCTCCCCGGCGAGTGGGCCTGGGCCGAACGCTTCCCCCAGCGGCTCAAGAACCCCCTCGTCATAGAGACCCCGGGCAGCCACGAGGGCTGCTTCACCCGGCCCGCCGAACTGGCGGGCGCCTTCCTCCGGGCCTGTGCCGTGTAG
- a CDS encoding fumarylacetoacetate hydrolase family protein, translating to MKLATIRTADGTAAVRLDGDRAVETGAPDVGALLRRPDWRTYAAAADGPTHEVAALDLAPVVTTPAKIFCVGLNYRTHILEMGRELPSYPSLFAKFANCLLGARDDIVHPAETEQLDWEAELGFVVGAPLRRATKERAAAAIAGYTVANDISVRDWQWRTPEWLQGKAWEASTPAGPWLVTGDEVDDAADLEIRCEVDGQVMQRSRTSDLLFDPAAVAAYISTFTTLEPGDLVLTGTPGGVGAARDPKVFLKPGQVVRTVVEGVGECVNTIVEDKP from the coding sequence ATGAAGCTTGCCACCATCCGTACCGCCGACGGTACGGCGGCCGTCCGTCTCGACGGCGACCGGGCCGTGGAGACCGGCGCTCCCGACGTCGGCGCCCTGCTGCGCCGCCCCGACTGGCGTACGTACGCGGCCGCCGCCGACGGCCCGACGCACGAGGTGGCCGCCCTCGACCTCGCCCCGGTCGTCACGACCCCCGCGAAGATCTTCTGCGTCGGCCTCAACTACCGTACGCACATCCTGGAGATGGGCCGCGAACTCCCCTCGTACCCCTCCCTGTTCGCCAAGTTCGCCAACTGCCTGCTCGGCGCCCGCGACGACATCGTCCATCCGGCGGAGACGGAGCAACTGGACTGGGAGGCCGAGCTCGGCTTCGTCGTCGGCGCCCCGCTGCGCCGGGCGACCAAGGAGCGGGCGGCGGCCGCGATCGCCGGTTACACGGTCGCCAACGACATCTCGGTGCGCGACTGGCAGTGGCGTACCCCGGAGTGGTTGCAGGGCAAGGCGTGGGAGGCCAGCACCCCGGCGGGGCCATGGCTGGTGACCGGCGACGAGGTCGACGACGCGGCCGACCTGGAGATCCGCTGCGAGGTGGACGGCCAGGTCATGCAGCGCTCCCGTACCTCCGACCTGCTGTTCGACCCGGCCGCCGTCGCCGCGTACATCAGCACGTTCACGACGCTGGAGCCCGGCGACCTCGTCCTCACCGGCACCCCCGGAGGGGTCGGCGCGGCCCGCGACCCGAAGGTGTTCCTGAAGCCCGGTCAGGTCGTACGGACCGTGGTCGAGGGCGTCGGCGAGTGCGTGAACACCATCGTCGAGGACAAGCCGTGA
- a CDS encoding DUF6629 family protein, producing the protein MCWSATADLVAGTGVAAVGVASVALVRGGRDLPLAALPLLLGAHQIVEAVVWSSGGGRGPATTAWAVIALPVLAVWVPAGVLCAAPPHARARLVVLLAVGVATAAPLAHGLATGPVTAEIRGRTVGYTIDLSHPVLLVAGYLLATVGSLLLSGDRRLVLLGMLAAVGALICWTLWRLEFVSTWCAFAALCSVVLLGWVRTRPPASSTPLRRSW; encoded by the coding sequence ATGTGCTGGAGTGCGACGGCCGATCTCGTGGCGGGTACCGGTGTCGCGGCCGTCGGGGTGGCCTCTGTGGCGCTGGTGCGCGGCGGCCGGGACCTGCCGCTCGCCGCGCTGCCGTTGCTGCTCGGGGCGCACCAGATCGTGGAGGCGGTGGTCTGGTCCTCGGGCGGAGGCCGTGGGCCCGCCACCACGGCCTGGGCCGTCATCGCGCTGCCGGTGCTGGCCGTGTGGGTACCCGCGGGCGTGCTGTGTGCCGCCCCACCGCACGCCAGGGCCCGGCTCGTCGTCCTGCTCGCGGTCGGAGTCGCGACGGCCGCGCCGCTCGCCCACGGCCTTGCCACCGGCCCGGTGACGGCCGAGATCCGCGGCCGCACCGTCGGCTACACGATCGACCTCTCGCACCCGGTCCTCCTCGTCGCGGGCTACCTCCTCGCCACCGTCGGCTCCCTGCTCCTCTCCGGCGACCGGCGGCTCGTACTCCTCGGAATGCTGGCCGCCGTCGGCGCCCTGATCTGCTGGACCCTGTGGCGGCTGGAGTTCGTCTCGACCTGGTGCGCCTTCGCGGCCCTGTGCTCGGTGGTGCTCCTCGGCTGGGTGCGCACACGGCCGCCGGCCTCCTCGACGCCGCTCCGACGATCCTGGTGA